The genomic region CTTTCCCATCATAAATACCAGGCTGTTATAGCGATCAGTTCGCGAACATTCTGTGTGCCCAATGTAGATAGCTCATGTTCTGGCATAAAAATTAGAAATTCAAGTACTGCCTCTCCCGCACGATCGACCGCACAGGCTTTTTTAATGGCTTTGTGCAATCCCAGTTTCTCCCACACCTCTTTTGccttttgacataaaaataataagtgTTTAGTATCTTCATGCCCGTTCGAACATGATGGGTAGGTGGGAGAGACTTTCATATGTCTATTAGCAAGTGTAGCACGACACGGGAGGGTTCCATGTAAGGTACGCCAAATAAAGATCTTCACTTTTGCTGGACAAGATAATTTCCAAATCTTGCTCCAAATAGTATTGACATTTATTCCTCCAATGCCATCTGAGTGTTGCAATTTCCTCCCATGTTGGGCTTTCCATTCCTCCAGATAAGCAGAACGAACCGTGAACAGTCCATTCTTTGTAAAGCTCCAAGCTACGAAATCCGACATGTCATACGTGGGGAGGGGGATCGTAAGCACTCTCTGGACATCAATTGGCCACAACATTTGTCTTACCAAATCTTCATCCCAGCAATTGTTGATTGGATCTATAAGATCAACAACTTTTGTTAGAAGCTGCCCTCTTCTAGGAGTGATAATTTTCCTATTTTCCCCATTCGGGATCCATGCATCTCTCCAGATATCAATATTCTGTCCATTACCAACTCTCCAAATATAACCTTTTTTGAGAGAATCCACTCCGGCCATAATGCTTTGCCACGTGAAAGAGGATCCTTTTTTCAGACTCGCATTCATTAAATCTCCATCTGGAAAATATTTAGCTCTCAAAATTGTAGCACATAGTGAATCAGGGTTATCAAGCAGGCGCCACGCTTGTTTGGCTAACAAGGCCAGATTGAAACAATGTATGTCTCGAAAACCCATTCCTCTTTGGTCTTTTGgtacacacatcttccaccatgccaTCCAATGCATTCTCTTCTGATTGTCTTTGTCACCCCACCAAAAATGTGACATCGTGTCAATGATTCCTTTACAAatctttttaggaattttaaagacggacatTGCATAAGTTGGGATAGCTTGTACAACCGATTTGAGAAGGATTTCCTTTCCTCCTGCTGATAGCAACTTTTCCTTCCAACCGCTGATTTTCATAACAATTCGTTCTATTAAGAAttggaaacaatcacttttgtcCATACCCACATTTGAAGGCAGACCCAAATATTTGTCATTGAGAGCTTCAGTCATAATGTTCAGAATAGTACATATATGCGCCTTATCTTCCACTTTCGTGTTGGGACAAAAAAATATACTAGATTTTTCAACACTCCCTTTGTCCAATTGAGCTTGTACAAATCATGATGTCTTCAGTTGGTTCAACTCGTAAACATATATGTTCACGTTAAGAAGTGATGTCATTGCAATCTATCTTTCCTTGTTCTCAATAAGTCTCGTATTTCAAAATATTATTTTTGTGCTCATATAGTGTGTAGTTATTACCGAATGGCAGACGTGGTTAGCAAACTCCAAATTCACAGAGTATGCAGTTATTTTCTTGCTTATAGATTTTCATCTTGAATGTGCTCTAGGTTTATTGTGAGGGTGTTACCCGATGTGGCATGTTAAGATTCGGAAGAGGGGATAAAAAGAGCCACTAATCCACTTGTTGAAAATTACTAGACCCAAAGAATCCCCTTCGGTTCATAAGGTAATTTGCGGCTCGATTGTTTTTTCTTTACACAGTACAGAATGCATGCGCTCATACATATGCACATTTCTTGCTCGATTGTTGGATGATTTGATAAAAGAAAATAGCGCAAGGCACGAGGACCCTTTTTTTGAACGGACAAAGGACTATGGTAATGATCTTAAGCATGTGTCGGAGCTTTTTTTTTAAGGGAAGGccttcatggctagctttattaattAATGCATAATGATACATCGTCTACGAGCTTCCTCACCAGACAATCTGAAGGCTCGTCAGACCAACTAGAAGAAAGTTTATTACAATAACAAAAATAGCTAGCACATCTGCCGCTTGATTTGCTGATCGAAAACAATGCTTAAAGTTGACCTTCCCAAACAAGGTAGAGATGTCCACACATTCCACGAATATCGCTCATGTGTCGGAGCTTCTTGATGAGAAGACCGGACTTTGGTTGGAACACAAAGCTAGGgccatctctctttttttttccttttttttttgagaagcTGGGCACATCTTCCTTGCATAAAACAAGCAAGTCAGGTCTTTGATGGTATCTGGTCTGCATTGTGTTTGTTTTGCGTATAGAATAATGGTGCAAAATATTTCTGCTAATGTTTAAGGCATCAGGGAGGTATTCGTTGTACTGGCAtatgaagatgaatagatcgaaaaatttcccgcaaaaaaattcaGCACGCAACCAAATGTAGTGCCTAAAATTCAGCGCGCCTACTGTTGGACCTACCATGATGTAGACCTCAAGCAATTGCCTTCGAGTTTCTTCCTCTTGTCTTGTGATGATGGACGACGCGGTTTCACCTCAGCCAGCAAACCCTTTGTGGCTGTCGATGCAACATACTTGGTCAATCTTGACAACACTAGCATACATGCATACATACATCAGCTTGGCGAAAACGAAAAGTCAGTTCATCAACGTGTCCAAATTAGTCTGGTATATGCGCGAAGATCACCGGATAGGgcgatgatgaagatgatcatcAGGTCCGGAAAGTATTTGCACGTGTACCACAAGTAGCATTCTTCTTCTCAGCGCTTATTACAAGGACGTCAACAGACCGTGCGGAGAAACAGATATATTTGGCAAAATCACAACTTTTATTAGGGCCACTTTGCAATCAAATGAACAAATCAGGCAAACAGAGACATTGCCCTGCACTCATCGTGAGCCTTTTGCTACGATCTGGTGCTGTATCTCAGAAAATTTCTTCACATCTTCTCCCCACAGCCTAAAAATGGACAACATCAGTAACAATCAGTTAGCCAGCCGGTCAGCCACCGAACCAGATATTCAATAATGTTTTTTTTCCTTCGCTTTTTGTCCCGATAAATTAATAATACCCGATACTATTGAAACACGATGTCTGCACGGGGAAGAAACCACAATGTATGAAAGAAAATTGCATACCAGCACTTGAGTCCAATAGCGTTAGCACCCGCCTTGTCTGCAGTTTCATCATCTCCTACGTGTACTGCATTTCTGGCTTCCACACCAATTTGGTCTGCCACACAGGAATATGAGAACTAGTTACATAATTTAGTCCAAGTAAGCACACTGTGCTGAAGCTTCTTGTTTGTGGGTGTCGCTCAAAGTAATTACCCTTCAGAACAAAGGTGTGTCCAGAATCACGCATACTATTGTTACACTTCAAATACGTATATAAAACTTAGCTTGAATGAATTAAACTCTGGAATACCTAATGCTATTTTGAAGATCTCTGGAGCAGGTTTCTCATATCCAACCTCTGATGATACCACAATGGCATCAAACCTGGACAGCTCAAGGTCATTTACCGCATGGCCATTACTCACAGAGAAACAAAACCAATCATAATGAACCAAGATCGAGGTATTTCGACAGTAGTGGTGAGCACTTACATATGTGAGACATTGAGATCCTTGAGCAATTTCCTTAGCCGTGTGTCGAAGTTAGATACGACAGCTAGCTTAACTGAAACCAAGACATTATTATTAACATGAGCCATCTGTACAGATTAATTAGGGTCATACAGGAGTCCCAATGGGGATTTTAAAAACAACTTCATGTAAACTACTGAATAATATAAAACGAAAAAGAAGAAGATACATGGGATGTATGACCTCCAGGTTTTTTTAAATCACGCAGTGTTCTGTAAGCTCCATCAGGTAGACGCCATGCATCTCCATGTGCATAGTACTAACAGATAAGAACAATTCATTGTTAGCCACATTACACAAGTAGCAGAGTCCAGAGGAAACAATGCCGGTCTTGAGATACCTGATATACTTCTTCGAAATAATCATTGTTTGTGCAGTCAGTTGCTTCCGCGACGACAATCCTCCAGAATGGTCGCCCATCACCCTGACATGACAAGCCAGTCCAGCATATCATCCCCTCAACAACAATCAAGCCACAGTTGCGCAGTGTACTAATATATGCAACATTGCTATTTTGTGATGCAATTATATTCCGCCCACGGGGGTTACTTGGTACCTGAGCGTCTTGGGCCATGGCGCCGAGAAAGCACGCTTGAATCCCTCCATGATGTACTTTTCGGGTTTCCTCACACCTGGAGAAGAACGGTGAACCGCACAGGACCTTAGCACATGAGAAAACAAAGCTGGTTTTTCTAGGGGATGTCCGAACCGTATGGACGGCCGAGGGCTGCATATGTCTTGGCGACCGGCTGCGCCAACTGCAGCAGCGTGCCACCAGCATCGAGTAGCAGCCCACCATACGCCGGTGGCCGCCCCTGGCTCCCACCCCCCGTGGCTCTGCGCACACGACgcatgcgggaggaggaggagtgtcGGAGGGCGGTCACCGGGTGCCGCCCGAGTAGGAGGGGGCAGCGCATCAACGTGGCAGGCATCACGAGAAGCTCTCGCCGGCGAGACGAAGGTTGTGTTTGGCTGAGCTGTGAATTCCAAGAAATCTGTTGTGAGGTGAGAACTGTGGGAAAGCTAGAAGTTGTTCGGCTGAGACAACTGTGGAAGTATAGATTTGGTAGGAATTGTCTGCAGTACCACTAAGGCGTGAAAAACTGTTTAGATGCTAATCAACCATAAAGCAGTAAATTGTACACCAATTGACATTTCAATGATCAtattgaaaaaaaaactttttcAACACCTTTTTTACAGTGTTGCACACGTATAAATAatataaatagagaatgacagcATAATATATTGTCACAAAAGACATGGATCACGCAAAATACATATGGTTCACATGACGATGCCCTCCATCAACGTAGCTAACATATCTTCCTCTCGCGCAACAAGCATCCGCTATTCTAAATACATTATCACTCACAAAACTAGAGGATAAAAATGTTAAACAGGGGAGAACGAACATGGTAATATAAAATTAAAGAATATAACAGTTAGCCAAAGAATCGGTTGAACTTTCTTTCAGCAAACATCATTCGGACGGTAAGCAACAAATATTATTCAGAGAAGGGTGCAAGAAACAGATCTCTTGCTTAGTCTACACAAGTTGCACAGGCTTGTTCAAATTTTGTTGTTGCTTCTGCACAGGTATCTTATATAGGAGCATCATCCGTGTAATGACCACAAAAATTTATCTGCTAGCTGCAGCAAGAACAATGCAAAGCTGTGGATCTATATATCCTGGTGAGTGGTGACATATCCTCCTCTCGCGCAACAAGCATCAGCTATTCTAATATATTGTCACAAAACTAGAGCATGGGAAATGTTAAACAGGGGAGACGAACATGATAGAAAATTAAAGAATATAACAATTAGCGAAAGAATTGGTTGACTTTCTTTTAGGGATGTCATTCTGACTATAAGCAAGAAATCATATTCAATGAAGGCAATGAGAAACAGATATCTTATTTAGGCTACACAAATTGCACAGGCTTGctcaattttttattttattttttttgcacaggTATCTTATACTGAACAACACAGGAGAATCCTCCGTGTTACGAACACAAAATTCATCTGCAAGCTGCGGTAAGAAGAACAATGCAATGTTGTGGATCTATCCTGGTGAGTGGTGACCCCTGCCATCCAGCCATGCTAAACAATACAGAGTTTAGCAATTTCAGCATGTACTGTATTATGTTACAACGTTCTTTTTTCCAGTACTAGCTCCAACACAGTAATCATTGACATATAGTACTAGTCACAAACAACTCGGTCAGTAAAAATCAGGacagaaaaaagaagaagataacacactactaggaaaagggctatagataggattgatactaatggcgcaccgaggaaccagtgcgccactactatatactaatggcgcaccagtcagtgatgcgccattagtgtggcagacactaatggcgcaccagagacaaggtgcgccactagtataaatttttttttcattttttcatacatactaatggcgcatccggtcgaagtgcactagtaatggcgcacgaggcAGATCGTGCGCCATTactgtttttttattctttttttttgcaaaactactaatggcacacacaggccaggtgcgccattactagtttagactagtaatggcgcactgtggccagATGTGCcattagtgtatatatatatatatatatatatatatgtatatttaCTTTTCTGcaacactactaatggcgcaccaccagcaggtgcgccat from Triticum aestivum cultivar Chinese Spring chromosome 4A, IWGSC CS RefSeq v2.1, whole genome shotgun sequence harbors:
- the LOC123088322 gene encoding haloacid dehalogenase-like hydrolase domain-containing protein 3 — translated: MPATLMRCPLLLGRHPVTALRHSSSSRMRRVRRATGGGSQGRPPAYGGLLLDAGGTLLQLAQPVAKTYAALGRPYGVRKPEKYIMEGFKRAFSAPWPKTLRYQGDGRPFWRIVVAEATDCTNNDYFEEVYQYYAHGDAWRLPDGAYRTLRDLKKPGVKLAVVSNFDTRLRKLLKDLNVSHMFDAIVVSSEVGYEKPAPEIFKIALDQIGVEARNAVHVGDDETADKAGANAIGLKCWLWGEDVKKFSEIQHQIVAKGSR